The Candidatus Sphingomonas colombiensis genome contains the following window.
GCGCAGAGCGTGAGCAATTGGCCGCCGACGGCCCCGCCGAGTGCCCGATACGTCCAGCGTCACCTGGGTCGGCGGTGAAGCTTGCCCGCCTGCGAGGTTCAGGTTGGCGGATGCCGCCCGTGCCGGTGCCGCCGCCGCCATTGCCGGGATAAGCCATTCGCAGTCGATCGTCCCCGCAGCGGACATGCGCCGCGCACGCCGAGGTTGAGCGTGCCGAAGCGTCAGCGTGGCATCCGTTGCGCTGACGCCGGCGCGGCTCTCCACCGTCACGCTGCCGCCCTGCCCGTCGCCGCTACGCGTCCGCCGGTGCCGCCGAAGCTGCCGCGCCGCCGCCGTTGCCGTTCGCCGAGAGCGTCAACAGGCTGCCGAGCGCCGAGAAATCCGCGTCGCTCGCATAGAGCTGCACCGCGCCGCCGATCACCGTCCGACCCGGACCGGCCCGGTCCCGCCCTCGCCCTATCGCGGTGAAACTGCGTACAACCGAAGGCCAAGCGCAATCGCTCAGCGTCAGACTGCCGCGCGCGCCGCCCGACGCGCTCGAGAAGCGTAGAGCGTGACGCTGCCGCCGGTCGCGACGCCTGCGGCAATCCGCTGCCGAAACCCATCGCTTCGGCCGGCCCGTATGCGGAAGCGTCGGCGCTGCAGGCCCGGGTGAGGTGAACGTCCCGCCCGCCGCGCCGATGCTGATCGCGCCGCCGAACAGATCCGGCGTTCCCCCCGCCGGTCCGCCGGGGTAGCCGCTGTTGTAAGCTCGTGCGGTCGCGCCGAGCGACAGGTCGCCGTCGACCGTGAAACTGCCGCCATCATGCGCCAGCACCCCGATCGACCCGGCGCGCAACGCGCCGCCCGATGCGCCGGGGCCATAGATTTGCGCATCCGCGTGAAGCGATACGCTGCCATGGACCGTCAGGCTGCCGGGGCCGCCGATATCGATGGTGATGCCGCTCGCGCCGGGCGAGGCCGCGCCATAATTGCCACCGTCGCTCGCGAAGCCGCCACCGTGCTCACATCCGCGTTCAGGCCACTCCACTGATGCGCGCCACCGGCGATGGCGATGCCGATATTGCCGCCCGTGGCGCTGCCCGCAGTGCCCGTGCTGGCGTTTCCGCCGGTTGCCCCGGCCACGGCGTAAAGCGAGCCAAGATCGAGCCCGCCCACGCCGTTCGCGTCCGCCGTGCCGGCAAGCGCGATGCTGCCGCCGATAGCGCTCCCGCCATTCACGGCGGCCGGATATTGCCCCGCCACGCTCGCGGATGCATCGAGGTTGGTGAAGCCGAAACGCAGCACCCCGCCCTCTGCCCCCAGCGGCCCGGCGGCGGTAAGCGCGGACAAGGTAATCGCGCCGCCCGTCGCATTGCCCGAACTGTCGGTGCCATAGCCACCATTGGCGGTCGCAGCGGCATAGAGCGATGTAGCACTGATCTCGCCGCCATTGGCGATGACGGAGATCGTGCCGCCCGTCGCATTCGCCCCCGTCAGCGGCGTGTTCATCACCCCGGCGTCACCATCTCCGCTCGCGTTGAGCGTCAGCCCCCCCGCGATGGTGATCCTGCCGTCATTGTTGGCGGAGCCAGTGCCGCCAACGCTCGTCACGTCGATCCGGCCGCCGTTCGCGCCGAAGCCGGCGTTCAGCGTCATGTCGCCGCTTGCGTTGATCGAGCCGAATTGATCGGCGCGCAGCGTGATGCCGCGCTCCGCCGACAAGGTGACATTATCGGTGAAATTCACGCCCGGCGAAAAGGCAGAGGCTATCGCGATATTGCCCGTCGCCGCGCCCGTCAGCGTTGATTGCCAATTGCCCCAACCGATCGTGAAGCCGCTGTCGGTCGTTGCGGTTGCGTTGCGCGTGGCGGCGATCGCTCCACCGGCGACGTCATAGCCCGCGGACAGCACCACCCCTTTATCATCCGGTATCGCGACGCCGGCCGGCACATAACCGACGTTGCCGGACAGGAGCATGGTCAGCGCATTGTTCTTCGGCACCGCGACCATATAGATGCGCCGCGCCTCGCCACCGCCCGAGGCGAGGCCGCCGTTCGTATCGCCAATATGCACGACGCCATTGGCATCGGTGGTGCCGGCGGTGATCGTGATGTCGAACAGGCCGCCGTTGATCTTTATGTCGGCCGCTTCCGCCGCGACATAGGCGGCAGACCCGCCGACGTTGACCGTTCCGCCCTGCACCACGCGCGGTGCGACCAGCGCGACATAGGTGCCCGGCGTCAGCGCGTTGATCGTCGCGCCCGCCTGCACCTCTACGGCGGAGGTGCTACCGGGCTGGCCACGGAAGCGGATCTCGCCATTGCTGCCGAGCAGACCGCCGGTGAAATCGATATCGTTGGTGGTGAGGACAAGCGAGCCGACGTTGAACACGCTGGTAGGGCCGGCGATGATCCCACCGGGCGAATAGAACCACACCGATCCGTTGGACTGGCTCTGCACCGTACCGTTGAGCGCGATCACGCGGGAAACGGGCAGGCCCCCGGCGTGGGTCGGCAAAATACGATTGAGGACGGTATAATCCGACAGCACCGACGAGGTGGCGGTGTTGAACACCATCGTGTGCCCCGCCGGCAGGAAATCGATGGTTCCGGTGCCGCTGACATCGTTCGGCTGCCAGTTGATCACCGTATGCTGGGTTTGCACCTGGATGGTATCGGTGTTCGATCCCGAATTGATGGTTGCGGTCCCCAATACGACCGTGCCCGTGCCCTGCGCGCCGGTCTGCGCCTGCGCGGGGGTGGCGGCACAGGCCACCGCGAGCGCCAGCGCACTGGCGTGGCCACCGAGCAGCTTCCGAACGGAGCGCGTGTGAAAGCCGTCGGTCATTGGTGCCTCCACGGCAGGATCTGGGTGCTGATCGAGAAGAGCAATCGGGTTGCGCCGCGCTCCGTTTGGAAGCCGGCAGTGCGCAACGGGGTCGCCAGCGTCAGATCGAGCCGGGCGCGGCCGGCCCATGTCGCGCGCACACCGCCGCCCGCCGACGCGAGCTTCTGCGGATCGAGCCCGACGAAAGTGGCGCTCTGGTGCCATACCCATGCCGTGTCGAGGAAGACGAACGGCTGGAACGCGAACGAACCGGCGCCGCGCGGCATGATCCGGCCGTAACGCAGCTCCGTCGACAGGCCGACGCCGCTATCACCGGACAATGTTCCCGGATCGTAACCCCGGCCGACGGTGTAATTACCCGCGCTGATCTGCTCATAGGAGAGCAGCACATCAGGGCTGTATTGCGCGCGCGGCGCGATCGCGATGGTGAAATCCGGCGTCGGGCGATATTCCGCCTGCGCGCTGGCACGAATGACGAAGGCCGAGGCGTCACCATCCTGCCGGCTCATCGGAATGAGCGAACGGCCGCCGCTCGCCCCCAGCCCGCTCAAGCCCTGCCGCACTTCCAGCGCACCACCGAGGTGCCAGCGCGGCTCATAAGCGGAATAGCCGCTGGTGCTGACGATACTGGCCGGATCGACCAGATCGCCCTCCAGCCGCGCGAACAATACGCGCAGTCGATCGCGCGACAGCGGGACGCGGGACGCGCCGGAACCGAAGCGCAGATCCTGATCGATCACGTCGAGCCCGCCCGTCGCAAACAAGGTGCGCACCTGCCGCCGCGCCAGCGGGAAGCTCAGCGCGCCGGTGGCGATCATCGTGTCGGATGAAAGCTGCCCGCCGACCACATCGGGCTTGCTCCACGCATAAGTGAAATCGCCGGACAGGCGCAGCCCGTTGCTGCCCAGCGCCATGCTGTGCCCCGCCTGAACCACAGTCTGTTCGCGCGGCTGGGCGGTGCTGAACACGCTCAACACGGTGCTGTCGCCCATGCCGGTTATGTCATTGATGCGCACCCGCGCGAGCCCGCCCACGGGGCCGACCGCATGGCTACCCATATTCTGCACGTTGATGTCGGCCTCGACCCGCCGCCGCACCACCGTCACCTCGCCCACCACTTCGCCGGGCGCGGTGCCGGCGGGGCG
Protein-coding sequences here:
- a CDS encoding ShlB/FhaC/HecB family hemolysin secretion/activation protein, which encodes MTVKTGFERAALWRVALTLTVLAPVPAMAQVNARPPTREELSPRAIAGEPVAPGGRLTVVGNVERAPCPLADPRYANVSVNFADVRLEGLRVVDAATLRDSWSDLAGHDVPIASLCEVRDRIATALRDMGYLAAVQVPPQRIDKGGTVRLDVFMAKLVAIEVRGDAGNSEKLIAAHMEALKDQPVFNVHEAERHLLLARDLPGYDVRLALRPAGTAPGEVVGEVTVVRRRVEADINVQNMGSHAVGPVGGLARVRINDITGMGDSTVLSVFSTAQPREQTVVQAGHSMALGSNGLRLSGDFTYAWSKPDVVGGQLSSDTMIATGALSFPLARRQVRTLFATGGLDVIDQDLRFGSGASRVPLSRDRLRVLFARLEGDLVDPASIVSTSGYSAYEPRWHLGGALEVRQGLSGLGASGGRSLIPMSRQDGDASAFVIRASAQAEYRPTPDFTIAIAPRAQYSPDVLLSYEQISAGNYTVGRGYDPGTLSGDSGVGLSTELRYGRIMPRGAGSFAFQPFVFLDTAWVWHQSATFVGLDPQKLASAGGGVRATWAGRARLDLTLATPLRTAGFQTERGATRLLFSISTQILPWRHQ